A stretch of the Phycodurus eques isolate BA_2022a chromosome 15, UOR_Pequ_1.1, whole genome shotgun sequence genome encodes the following:
- the sec31a gene encoding protein transport protein Sec31A isoform X3, with protein sequence MKLKEINRTAIQSWSPAQQHPIYLATGTSAQQLDASFSTNASLELFELDLSDPSLNMRSCGSYSSSHRYHKLVWGPCIADAQDHPAGLVIAGGENGNVILYDATKIMAGESEAVVAESDRHTGPVRGLDVNPFQTNLFASGGNESEIYIWDINNFESPMTPGPKTQPVEDISCVAWNRQVQHILASASPSGRASVWDLRKNDLIIKVSDHSNRMHCSGLAWNPEVATQLVLASEDDRMPVIQMWDLRFATSPLKILENHTRGILAIAWSVADPELLLSCAKDSRILCWNPNTGEVLYELPAGSQWCFDVQWCPRNPAVLSAARFDGHIDVYSIMGGSSQAQSQRHADQISNSFGNMDPFGTGQTLPPLQLPQTATPPASVNPLKKPPKWIRRPVGASFAFGGKLVSLENGPANGQQPGGPRLVHVSQVVTEATFLKRSEQLQATLNAGTFQEFCQEKIQAAQDQFEKNVWSFLKANFESDIRSQFLELLGYNKEGLSAKISAALEEKSADAPLVDAAIAPASAQPPLDNPEVAFDMIAAANLKPDQSVPPQEQIEEEESSLEEEVPLDEPKTPAQVEEPAEAPAEGVDLSISKDMDGLITQALLTGDFEAAVELCIHDDRMADSIILAIAGGAELLEKTQRKYFRMTRGKITKLISAVVTKDWRDVLTTCDLHNWKEALAAVMTYAKPDEFSSLCELLGVRLGASDEAALRAHACLCYICAGNVDKLVACWNAAGQHHCPLSLQDLVEKVVVLRRAVEQTQRSGPEAHVGVLLAEEMGRYAGLLASQGSLSTAISYLPEGSGQVAVQHLRERLSRALGQQAGPVQTPRSQPQHATHQPCLSFTQIQPSTPLAPVQAPIPASDPAQQQYYQPVRSASTVTSWSNQTPTALPNVPLPPQMGTVSEQQQQAEPPKSMYGMPPSASASAGSAYMYSQQYQPHSQVQHFPPGAYQPLHYSEPPYPPQPSGFLEQCLPSSPSSYLPPFFPTSSSSSFSSSGVSFQHGVPGSPGSYEPPPPPSGVSGTKFELEQILDPQGTGPQNGWNDPPALSRISKKKVRENYTPPAPITAPIMAALGVDPHVQPVASGAPQGSFPSPYGAIQQIPPQTLNPSIPTEGAPGGPTGDAIQPVQSMPPEKIAKKPIPEEHLVLKTTFEGLVQKCLAVATDPQTRRKLDDANKRLEALYDKLRDQTLSPAIVGGLHNMARSIEVRAYAEGLGIHTHIVSSSNFSETSAFMPILKVVLTQANKLGV encoded by the exons ATGAAACTGAAAGAGATTAACCGCACGGCCATCCAGAGCTGGAGTCCGGCGCAGCAGCACCCTATCTACCTGGCAACAG GAACGTCGGCACAGCAGCTGGATGCCTCCTTCAGCACAAATGCCTCGCTGGAGCTCTTTGAGCTCGACTTGTCGGACCCGTCGCTGAACATGAGGTCATGCGGAAGCTACTCTTCGTctcacag GTACCACAAGCTGGTCTGGGGTCCCTGCATAGCGGACGCCCAGGATCACCCGGCCGGCTTGGTCATCGCCGGGGGCGAGAATGGCAACGTCATCCTGTACGACGCCACCAAGATCATGGCGGGCGAGAGCGAGGCGGTCGTGGCAGAAAGTGACCGGCACACGGGCCCTGTGAGAGGACTGGACGTCAATCCCTTCCAG ACCAACCTCTTCGCATCGGGCGGGAACGAGTCGGAAATTTACATCTGGGATATAAACAACTTTGAGTCCCCCATGACGCCAGGACCCAAAACACAG CCAGTGGAGGACATTAGCTGTGTGGCGTGGAACAGGCAGGTCCAGCACATCCTGGCTTCGGCCAGCCCGAGTGGTCGCGCCTCCGTGTGGGACCTCCGCAAGAATGACCTCATTATTAAAGTCAGCGACCACAGCAACAGA ATGCATTGCTCTGGGCTGGCGTGGAACCCGGAGGTGGCCACCCAGCTGGTCCTAGCCTCTGAGGACGACCGCATGCCCGTCATCCAGATGTGGGATTTACGATTCGCTACTTCCCCGCTCAAGATTCTGGAGAATCACACAAG AGGCATCCTCGCCATCGCTTGGAGCGTGGCCGATCCCGAGCTGCTCCTTAGCTGTGCCAAGGACAGCAGGATCCTGTGCTGGAACCCCAACACGGGCGAG GTGCTGTACGAGCTGCCCGCCGGTAGCCAGTGGTGCTTTGACGTGCAGTGGTGCCCCAGGAACCCGGCGGTGCTGTCCGCCGCCCGCTTCGACGGACATATCGACGTCTACTCCATCATGGGCGGCAGCAGCCAGGCGCAGAGCCAAAGGCATGCAGACCAG ATTAGTAACTCCTTCGGCAACATGGATCCTTTCGGGACAGGACAAACATTGCCCCCGCTACAGCTTCCTCAGACTGCCACCCCTCCAGCTAGCGTCAACCCCCTGAAGAAGCCCCCCAAGTGGATCCGCAGGCCAGTTGGAGCGTCGTTTGCT TTTGGCGGGAAGCTGGTGTCTCTGGAGAATGGGCCAGCAAACGGGCAGCAGCCTGGTGGCCCCCGCCTGGTTCACGTCAGTCAGGTGGTGACGGAGGCAACCTTCTTGAAGCGGTCAGAGCAGCTCCAGGCCACGCTGAACGCGGGCACCTTCCAGGAATTCTGCCAGGAGAAGATCCAAGCAGCTCAGGAccagtttgaaaaaaatgtttggtctTTCCTCAAG gcCAACTTTGAAAGTGACATCCGGAGTCAATTCTTGGAGCTTCTTGGCTACAACAAAGAGGGCCTCTCTGCCAAG ATTTCTGCGGCGCTGGAGGAGAAGTCAGCTGACGCTCCGCTGGTGGACGCAGCGATCGCTCCAGCCAGCGCACAGCCACCACTTGACAATCCAGAGGTGGCGTTCGATATGATCGCTGCCGCAAACCTGAAACCGGACCAGAGCGTGCCTCCTCAGGAGCAAATAGAAGAGGAGGAGAGCTCCTTGGAAGAG GAGGTGCCGCTGGACGAGCCCAAGACTCCCGCCCAAGTCGAGGAGCCCGCCGAGGCTCCTGCAGAGGGAGTGGACCTCAGCATCAGTAAAG ACATGGATGGTCTGATCACGCAGGCCCTGCTGACGGGCGACTTCGAAGCCGCCGTGGAGCTCTGTATCCATGACGACCGCATGGCCGACAGCATCATCCTGGCCATCGCTGGCGGCGCCGAGCTCCTGGAGAAGACCCAGAGGAAGTATTTCCGCATGACCCGTGGCAAGATCACCAAG CTGATCAGTGCCGTGGTGACCAAAGACTGGCGTGACGTCCTGACCACGTGTGACCTGCACAACTGGAAGGAGGCGCTGGCAGCCGTCATGACCTACGCCAAGCCCGATGAGTTCTCTTCGCTGTGCG AACTCCTGGGCGTCCGTCTGGGGGCGTCGGACGAGGCTGCACTTCGAGCTCACGCCTGCCTGTGCTACATCTGCGCCGGCAACGTAGACAAACTGGTGGCCTGCTGGAACGCAGCTGGACAGCATCACTGTCCGCTATCCCTGCAG GACCTCGTAGAGAAGGTGGTGGTGCTGCGGCGTGCTGTGGAGCAGACGCAGCGCTCGGGTCCCGAGGCCCACGTCGGCGTCCTGCTGGCTGAAGAGATGGGTCGCTACGCCGGGCTGCTGGCCTCGCAGGGCAGCCTGTCCACCGCCATCAGCTACCTGCCCGAAGGCAGCGGACAG GTGGCAGTGCAGCACCTCCGTGAACGCCTCAGTCGGGCTCTGGGTCAGCAGGCTGGTCCAGTCCAGACCCCCAGATCTCAGCCTCAGCATGCCACCCATCAGCCCTGCCTTTCCTTCACCCAGATCCAGCCCTCTACCCCACTAGCACCTGTACAGGCACCAATACCCGCTTCTGACCCCGCCCAGCAGCAGTATTATCAGCCT GTGAGGTCCGCCTCTACTGTCACCTCGTGGAGTAACCAGACGCCGACAGCCCTGCCCAACGTCCCGCTTCCTCCGCAAATGGGCACTGTCTCCGAGCAGCAACAG CAGGCAGAACCACCAAAGTCCATGTACGGAATGCCGCCATCCGCCTCGGCCTCTGCAGGTTCTGCCTACATGTACTCCCAGCAGTACCAGC cccactcCCAGGTCCAGCACTTCCCGCCTGGAGCCTATCAGCCTCTTCATTACTCCGAGCCCCCTTACCCTCCTCAGCCATCTGGCTTCCTCGAACAGTGCCTGCCCTCTTCTCCCTCTTCCTACCTTCCTCCTTTCTttcccacctcctcctcctcgtcctttTCTTCTTCCGGAGTGTCTTTCCAGCATGGTGTGCCAGGCTCTCCTGGGTCCTACGAGCCGCCCCCTCCGCCCAGCGGAGTCTCAGGTACAAAGTTTGAGCTCGAGCAGATCCTCGATCCCCAGGGAACAG gGCCCCAGAATGGTTGGAATGACCCGCCAGCTCTGAGCAGAATATCCAAGAAGAAG GTCCGGGAGAATTACACCCCACCCGCCCCTATCACCGCTCCCATAATGGCTGCTCTGGGCGTGGACCCTCACGTCCAGCCAGTAGCCTCTGGAGCACCACAGGGCTCCTTCCCGAGTCCTTACGGGGCCATCCAGCAGATCCCACCACAGACCCTCAACCCAAGCATACCCACTGAGGGAGCACCCGGGGGGCCTACGGGCGATGCCATACAG CCTGTGCAGTCGATGCCCCCTGAGAAGATCGCCAAGAAGCCCATCCCTGAGGAGCATCTGGTCCTAAAGACCACATTTGAGGGCCTGGTCCAGAAATGCTTGGCCGTCGCCACCGACCCA CAAACTCGGCGGAAGCTGGACGACGCCAACAAGCGTCTGGAGGCGCTCTACGACAAACTGCGGGATCAGACG CTTTCTCCCGCCATCGTTGGGGGTCTGCACAACATGGCGCGCAGCATCGAGGTGCGCGCTTACGCCGAGGGCTTGGGCATCCACACGCACATCGTTAGCAGCAGCAACTTCAGCGAGACGTCGGCGTTCATGCCCATCCTCAAGGTGGTACTGACGCAGGCAAACAAGCTGGGTGTGTGA
- the sec31a gene encoding protein transport protein Sec31A isoform X4: MKLKEINRTAIQSWSPAQQHPIYLATGTSAQQLDASFSTNASLELFELDLSDPSLNMRSCGSYSSSHRYHKLVWGPCIADAQDHPAGLVIAGGENGNVILYDATKIMAGESEAVVAESDRHTGPVRGLDVNPFQTNLFASGGNESEIYIWDINNFESPMTPGPKTQPVEDISCVAWNRQVQHILASASPSGRASVWDLRKNDLIIKVSDHSNRMHCSGLAWNPEVATQLVLASEDDRMPVIQMWDLRFATSPLKILENHTRGILAIAWSVADPELLLSCAKDSRILCWNPNTGEVLYELPAGSQWCFDVQWCPRNPAVLSAARFDGHIDVYSIMGGSSQAQSQRHADQISNSFGNMDPFGTGQTLPPLQLPQTATPPASVNPLKKPPKWIRRPVGASFAFGGKLVSLENGPANGQQPGGPRLVHVSQVVTEATFLKRSEQLQATLNAGTFQEFCQEKIQAAQDQFEKNVWSFLKANFESDIRSQFLELLGYNKEGLSAKVRPMHISAALEEKSADAPLVDAAIAPASAQPPLDNPEVAFDMIAAANLKPDQSVPPQEQIEEEESSLEEEVPLDEPKTPAQVEEPAEAPAEGVDLSISKDMDGLITQALLTGDFEAAVELCIHDDRMADSIILAIAGGAELLEKTQRKYFRMTRGKITKLISAVVTKDWRDVLTTCDLHNWKEALAAVMTYAKPDEFSSLCELLGVRLGASDEAALRAHACLCYICAGNVDKLVACWNAAGQHHCPLSLQDLVEKVVVLRRAVEQTQRSGPEAHVGVLLAEEMGRYAGLLASQGSLSTAISYLPEGSGQVAVQHLRERLSRALGQQAGPVQTPRSQPQHATHQPCLSFTQIQPSTPLAPVQAPIPASDPAQQQYYQPVRSASTVTSWSNQTPTALPNVPLPPQMGTVSEQQQQAEPPKSMYGMPPSASASAGSAYMYSQQYQPHSQVQHFPPGAYQPLHYSEPPYPPQPSGFLEQCLPSSPSSYLPPFFPTSSSSSFSSSGVSFQHGVPGSPGSYEPPPPPSGVSGPQNGWNDPPALSRISKKKVRENYTPPAPITAPIMAALGVDPHVQPVASGAPQGSFPSPYGAIQQIPPQTLNPSIPTEGAPGGPTGDAIQPVQSMPPEKIAKKPIPEEHLVLKTTFEGLVQKCLAVATDPQTRRKLDDANKRLEALYDKLRDQTLSPAIVGGLHNMARSIEVRAYAEGLGIHTHIVSSSNFSETSAFMPILKVVLTQANKLGV, encoded by the exons ATGAAACTGAAAGAGATTAACCGCACGGCCATCCAGAGCTGGAGTCCGGCGCAGCAGCACCCTATCTACCTGGCAACAG GAACGTCGGCACAGCAGCTGGATGCCTCCTTCAGCACAAATGCCTCGCTGGAGCTCTTTGAGCTCGACTTGTCGGACCCGTCGCTGAACATGAGGTCATGCGGAAGCTACTCTTCGTctcacag GTACCACAAGCTGGTCTGGGGTCCCTGCATAGCGGACGCCCAGGATCACCCGGCCGGCTTGGTCATCGCCGGGGGCGAGAATGGCAACGTCATCCTGTACGACGCCACCAAGATCATGGCGGGCGAGAGCGAGGCGGTCGTGGCAGAAAGTGACCGGCACACGGGCCCTGTGAGAGGACTGGACGTCAATCCCTTCCAG ACCAACCTCTTCGCATCGGGCGGGAACGAGTCGGAAATTTACATCTGGGATATAAACAACTTTGAGTCCCCCATGACGCCAGGACCCAAAACACAG CCAGTGGAGGACATTAGCTGTGTGGCGTGGAACAGGCAGGTCCAGCACATCCTGGCTTCGGCCAGCCCGAGTGGTCGCGCCTCCGTGTGGGACCTCCGCAAGAATGACCTCATTATTAAAGTCAGCGACCACAGCAACAGA ATGCATTGCTCTGGGCTGGCGTGGAACCCGGAGGTGGCCACCCAGCTGGTCCTAGCCTCTGAGGACGACCGCATGCCCGTCATCCAGATGTGGGATTTACGATTCGCTACTTCCCCGCTCAAGATTCTGGAGAATCACACAAG AGGCATCCTCGCCATCGCTTGGAGCGTGGCCGATCCCGAGCTGCTCCTTAGCTGTGCCAAGGACAGCAGGATCCTGTGCTGGAACCCCAACACGGGCGAG GTGCTGTACGAGCTGCCCGCCGGTAGCCAGTGGTGCTTTGACGTGCAGTGGTGCCCCAGGAACCCGGCGGTGCTGTCCGCCGCCCGCTTCGACGGACATATCGACGTCTACTCCATCATGGGCGGCAGCAGCCAGGCGCAGAGCCAAAGGCATGCAGACCAG ATTAGTAACTCCTTCGGCAACATGGATCCTTTCGGGACAGGACAAACATTGCCCCCGCTACAGCTTCCTCAGACTGCCACCCCTCCAGCTAGCGTCAACCCCCTGAAGAAGCCCCCCAAGTGGATCCGCAGGCCAGTTGGAGCGTCGTTTGCT TTTGGCGGGAAGCTGGTGTCTCTGGAGAATGGGCCAGCAAACGGGCAGCAGCCTGGTGGCCCCCGCCTGGTTCACGTCAGTCAGGTGGTGACGGAGGCAACCTTCTTGAAGCGGTCAGAGCAGCTCCAGGCCACGCTGAACGCGGGCACCTTCCAGGAATTCTGCCAGGAGAAGATCCAAGCAGCTCAGGAccagtttgaaaaaaatgtttggtctTTCCTCAAG gcCAACTTTGAAAGTGACATCCGGAGTCAATTCTTGGAGCTTCTTGGCTACAACAAAGAGGGCCTCTCTGCCAAGGTCAGACCCATGCAT ATTTCTGCGGCGCTGGAGGAGAAGTCAGCTGACGCTCCGCTGGTGGACGCAGCGATCGCTCCAGCCAGCGCACAGCCACCACTTGACAATCCAGAGGTGGCGTTCGATATGATCGCTGCCGCAAACCTGAAACCGGACCAGAGCGTGCCTCCTCAGGAGCAAATAGAAGAGGAGGAGAGCTCCTTGGAAGAG GAGGTGCCGCTGGACGAGCCCAAGACTCCCGCCCAAGTCGAGGAGCCCGCCGAGGCTCCTGCAGAGGGAGTGGACCTCAGCATCAGTAAAG ACATGGATGGTCTGATCACGCAGGCCCTGCTGACGGGCGACTTCGAAGCCGCCGTGGAGCTCTGTATCCATGACGACCGCATGGCCGACAGCATCATCCTGGCCATCGCTGGCGGCGCCGAGCTCCTGGAGAAGACCCAGAGGAAGTATTTCCGCATGACCCGTGGCAAGATCACCAAG CTGATCAGTGCCGTGGTGACCAAAGACTGGCGTGACGTCCTGACCACGTGTGACCTGCACAACTGGAAGGAGGCGCTGGCAGCCGTCATGACCTACGCCAAGCCCGATGAGTTCTCTTCGCTGTGCG AACTCCTGGGCGTCCGTCTGGGGGCGTCGGACGAGGCTGCACTTCGAGCTCACGCCTGCCTGTGCTACATCTGCGCCGGCAACGTAGACAAACTGGTGGCCTGCTGGAACGCAGCTGGACAGCATCACTGTCCGCTATCCCTGCAG GACCTCGTAGAGAAGGTGGTGGTGCTGCGGCGTGCTGTGGAGCAGACGCAGCGCTCGGGTCCCGAGGCCCACGTCGGCGTCCTGCTGGCTGAAGAGATGGGTCGCTACGCCGGGCTGCTGGCCTCGCAGGGCAGCCTGTCCACCGCCATCAGCTACCTGCCCGAAGGCAGCGGACAG GTGGCAGTGCAGCACCTCCGTGAACGCCTCAGTCGGGCTCTGGGTCAGCAGGCTGGTCCAGTCCAGACCCCCAGATCTCAGCCTCAGCATGCCACCCATCAGCCCTGCCTTTCCTTCACCCAGATCCAGCCCTCTACCCCACTAGCACCTGTACAGGCACCAATACCCGCTTCTGACCCCGCCCAGCAGCAGTATTATCAGCCT GTGAGGTCCGCCTCTACTGTCACCTCGTGGAGTAACCAGACGCCGACAGCCCTGCCCAACGTCCCGCTTCCTCCGCAAATGGGCACTGTCTCCGAGCAGCAACAG CAGGCAGAACCACCAAAGTCCATGTACGGAATGCCGCCATCCGCCTCGGCCTCTGCAGGTTCTGCCTACATGTACTCCCAGCAGTACCAGC cccactcCCAGGTCCAGCACTTCCCGCCTGGAGCCTATCAGCCTCTTCATTACTCCGAGCCCCCTTACCCTCCTCAGCCATCTGGCTTCCTCGAACAGTGCCTGCCCTCTTCTCCCTCTTCCTACCTTCCTCCTTTCTttcccacctcctcctcctcgtcctttTCTTCTTCCGGAGTGTCTTTCCAGCATGGTGTGCCAGGCTCTCCTGGGTCCTACGAGCCGCCCCCTCCGCCCAGCGGAGTCTCAG gGCCCCAGAATGGTTGGAATGACCCGCCAGCTCTGAGCAGAATATCCAAGAAGAAG GTCCGGGAGAATTACACCCCACCCGCCCCTATCACCGCTCCCATAATGGCTGCTCTGGGCGTGGACCCTCACGTCCAGCCAGTAGCCTCTGGAGCACCACAGGGCTCCTTCCCGAGTCCTTACGGGGCCATCCAGCAGATCCCACCACAGACCCTCAACCCAAGCATACCCACTGAGGGAGCACCCGGGGGGCCTACGGGCGATGCCATACAG CCTGTGCAGTCGATGCCCCCTGAGAAGATCGCCAAGAAGCCCATCCCTGAGGAGCATCTGGTCCTAAAGACCACATTTGAGGGCCTGGTCCAGAAATGCTTGGCCGTCGCCACCGACCCA CAAACTCGGCGGAAGCTGGACGACGCCAACAAGCGTCTGGAGGCGCTCTACGACAAACTGCGGGATCAGACG CTTTCTCCCGCCATCGTTGGGGGTCTGCACAACATGGCGCGCAGCATCGAGGTGCGCGCTTACGCCGAGGGCTTGGGCATCCACACGCACATCGTTAGCAGCAGCAACTTCAGCGAGACGTCGGCGTTCATGCCCATCCTCAAGGTGGTACTGACGCAGGCAAACAAGCTGGGTGTGTGA